The nucleotide sequence TATTTCTATCAACATTAGTGATCATAACTCTGCCTACAGTTCTGTATTCGTCGAGAAGACGTTTCAAAGCCTCAAAAAGTCGTCGTAAAACATTCGACGTAGCATTTTTCCATCCTTACTGCAATGCCGGAGGTGGAGGCGAACGAGTCCTGTGGCACGCCATAGAAGCCACAATTCATAAATATCCATCTGTCAAAATCCACTTATACACCGGAGACACGAACGCCTCGCCGAAGGAAATAttacaaaaagttgacaaaCGATTCGGCATCAAACTTCCAGAAAGCATTAACTTCCTGTATTTGCACAAGAGAGGCTGGATAGAAGCCTCCAAGTATCCTCATTTCACATTACTTGGACAGAGTTTAGGATCAATTGTGTTAGCTTTCGAAGCATTGGATCTCTTTGTACCTGATGTATGTATCGATACGATGGGTTGTGCGTTCGTTTACCCTGTGTTTTCGTATTTGGCAGGATGTAAAGTTGTATCGTATACTCATTATCCTACAATTACCTCGGAAATGATGCATAAAGTTGTGAGTCGCAGCGGTGCTCATAATAATCGCGATTACATAGCAAGAAGTCCAATTCTCACAGCTGCCAAGTTGAACTACTACAGGATTTTCGCCCTGCTGTACAGATTCGCTGGTAAATTCGCGGATATCATTATGGTTAATTCGTCGTGGACTGAGAATCACATTAATTCTTTATGGCGTCGTCCTATGATCACTTTCAAAGTTTATCCACCGTGTGATACCGAAGAATTACAAAAGTTACCGCTGGAGAGACCTATCGacgataaaatcaaaatcgtttccaTTTCGCAATTTCGACCTGAGAAAAATCACCATCTGCAAATGCAGACTATGTATAAACTACGTCAATTCGTGTCCGAAGAAATGTGGGATAAATTACAACTCGTCGTAGTTGGATCTACCAGGAATCAGGAAGATGATGCTTGGGTTCAAGATTTGAAAGATTTCGCTAAACATCTTTCGATCGAGGATAATGTTACGTTTAAAATCAACGTTTCGTAcgaacaattgaaaaatgagtttcaaGAAGGTAATATTTATTTctcttttgaaaatatcgatcgAGCTACGAGTATTTCGATTTGAATTAATCgacttttaatttcaatattacAGGTCTGATTGGTATTCATACGATGTGGAATGAGCATTTCGGTATCGGAGTTGTCGAATGTATGGCTGCTGGATTAATAATGGTTGCTCATAAATCTGGTGGACCTTTGTTGGACATAATTGAAGAATCCGATACATCTAGGAATGGATTTCTGGCCGAAGACGATACAGAATATGCTCAAGCCATAGCTATTATTCTTCTGATGTCTGAAAATGTTCGGAATAGAATAAGAGAAGCTGCGAGATCATCTTCTAATAGGTTTTCGATCGaggaattcaaaattaattttttaagagCTGTAGAACCGGTTTTTGGTATCCAGGATAATGATTATAAGACgtaatgtgtttcaaaatttgattttttttctgtacatGTATTGTGCCTACTTCGTTCGAGCTTCGTGTAGGTTTataaccaattttgaatttgtttccaAAGGCTGTGTTACTAATTACGACGTTGATCCCAATTTGTCGATGATATTTGTGAATCATGCTTGCTTTCGATCTCAAAAACAAAGCGAAATTAATCACTGATGAActttaaaatcgaatttgagTTGTGAATCCGGGTCATAAGTTCAAGCAGATGATGAAATGAATCAATAATTCGCCCTTTTGATTTGAAACGTTCTTCTCTCATTAGAAAAGTGgaaaaaacactttcaaatgtttgaaattacCTATTTCGTGGAGAGCAACAAATTGTCTTGAAATTAGTTTCACTTTCGTAGCAATGGTACGGCTAATGAGATATtgattatttaaataaaaatgagaaatcgaagtttcattgcaattttcaacaattttgaattgatcAAAGATCTGAAATGTTATGTATTATCTATCAGGGgttttttgtgacaattttacAACACATGCTATTCTATTCTTTGCCTAcgacattttgaacaaaatgattgCAAATGAAATTGCACTATGGTCAAGGGTGTACAATTTTATAaagattgagaattttttaattagctACATATTTttgtctttcgattttttttttttttaaattagaaaaactagaaatggaaaaattttaacccaactCGCTCTCcattgaaacatttaaaaaaaattgtcggtccaaaagtcctaatattttgtcttacaaggaaacctcttaaggtgtccgcctccgatttgaacgagaccgcgatttttggaaagagcatgttctaaaacccccaaatccaaattttcagctgcccaagttcatttttcgatttttggcgaatttttgaaaatccaaaattgactattttggtgatttatgcttttttttcaaaaagtacgtacttgatcaataaaaatgttcaaagtaagtcctaaaactgatattaacccccccccccattcaaatttcgccatttccagccattctggagcctccagcgcgattcttcaatttctccagaattttcaatttgctccagaaggtgtgaatatgaagttaggcagctaaaaatcgagttgtatgttatactcgacctgtttaacgaatttatccacatttgagccgattctggagcggacacctcgagagtggttttttgatcagctttttttcaaaataaaaaaaacttattcaaaaatcaaaaatttccagtttgcgagaaagttttcaaaatttgcgcgaatcgctgtattttgaacacaacaaaccccctgaggccgaattttgccatttccagccattctggagcctccagcgctactttgcaatttttccagaattttcaatttgctccagaaggcgtgaatatgaagctgggcagctaaaattcgagttgtatgttatactcgacctgttcaacgaattAATCCACATTTTAGCCGATTCTGGagcagacacctcaagagtggttttttgaccagcttttttcataataaaaatatccaaaaattaaagggaggcccaagaaaggctggaaatgacgaaattcgctctcgtgtggttaattataCTACTACTAATTGATggcgaaatacagcgattcgcgcaaatttcaaaaattttctcacaaacgagaaatttttgatatttttattttgcaaaaaagctagtcaaaaaaccactcttgaggtgttccctccagaatcgactcaaatgttgataaactcgttaaacaggtcgagtataacgcacaactcgatttttagcttctcAACTACAtcttcacgccttctggagcaaattgaaaattctggaaaaattgcaaagtagcgctggaggctccagaatggctggaaatggcaaaattcggtctcagggggtttgttaatgacaaaatactgcaattcgcgcaaatttcgaaaattttctcgcaaacgggaaatttttgatttttgaatatttttattttgaaaaaaagctggtcaaaaaaccactctcgaggtgtccgctccagagtcggctcaaatgtggataaattcgttaaacaggtcgagtataacatacaactcgatttttagctgcctaacttcatattcacgccatctggagcaaattcaaaattctggagaaatttaaaaattgcactggaggctccagaatggctggaaatggcggaactcggcctcaggaggtttgttgtgttcaaaatacagcgattcgcgcaaatttcgaaaaaatttttcgaaaacggggaatttttgatttttgaattttttttatctattttgaaaaaaaaactggtcaaaaaacccctctcgaggtgtccgctccagagtcggctgaaatgtggataaattcgttaaacaggtcgagtataacatacaactcgatttttagctgcccaacttcatattcacaccttctggagcaaattgaaaattctggagaaattgaaaaatcgcgctggaggctccagaatggctggaaatggcgaaatttgaatttggggggttaatatcagttttaggacttattttgaacatttttattgatcaagtacgtacttttttttaaaaaagcatgaatcgccaaaatagtcaattttggattttcaaaaattcgccaaaaatcgaaaaatgaacttgggcagctgaaaatttgatttgggggttttagaacatgctctttccaaaaatcgcggtcccgttcaaatcggaggcagacacctcaagagattcCCTTGTTAGCCGCCCTTCTtctttcaagtttgaatttgtttcattttgacaaaaaaattggaaattttgatgtcaccaaaaaaaaaagttctgattaaaaattgtttttgccaTCTTATTttacgagtagtcgagtacaTCATGTTGCCCTGTTTTCTATACACATTGAAAGTCATCTGTATAAATGGAAGTTGCAATTCATTTCAAACACACGTCCAGCTTGATAAAGATAGTTTAATTTTGCCACGAATACTCACGTGGATGTACTTTGTACTTGTACAACTAATATGGTATGTTCTTATCATCTGcgtgtttcattttaaaataatattgtttttttctcgtaaGTTTGTACCATTTTTATAATCTCAAtaaatgcaaatatttcaaataatctGAGCCATTCTTTGGAATGTTATAAGTCTTCTGAAGCAACCAAGCATTCACATATACAACGACTAATGAGTTATGAACGTGATAGAAATGAAATCAAACCCGAAGCACAGCGCTTAATCGCTTtagtcaactttttaaaattttattcgacaTTCTTCTTGTACTACAATGAATTTTGTCCAATTTCGACAaacataatgaatttttaacaaaaaatttaaccacATAACACAAATTTCACATCATTTATCGAAATGAACGGATAAAAGgcgttcaaaaaaaataactaagcGTAAACTAAAACGACATTCGTCATCTGAAACACGATTCAAATATTCTGAAATAGAACATTTATTACAGTAAAATatatttcggcaaaaaaatgGCTGAATTAACACAAAATAAGACGTACATGagagaaaaattattgcaaagaAAAAATCCGACATCGAAAACAAATTCAaagtataaaatcaaaaaacatacTAAACGTTGTGGTTTGAGTTGAAATATGATTTCAAATCTGTATAAATCTGTTCAAAATACATTCGTATTCGAGATGAAGTTTCTGTAATGGGTTTATCGAATCTATAGAATAAAGAAATCTTCCATAAGTACATAATACTTCTCGtaccgtaaaaaaaaaaaaaaaaaaaatagataaaacaTTGATAAGACGTTTAGAAAACTTTATAACGTTAAAAGGGCATGCAAATGTTACGTAATATTCTTAAAAATATCGACAATTGACTGGTATTCGTGAAATTAGTACGATTAAACGAACGTTCGAAAtgaaaagaagataaaaaagaaAACCTAGGTATTCTAAatacacaaaaaacaaaaaccctgTTCTACTTTGAAAACAATGGAGTATTTGTTTGCAAAGTGTGTCTGGTAAGATGAGAGGTGAAATCCGATGGTTTCAAGATTTGCAAACAAACCGGACAGTGTTCCACTTTGGCAGTTTGACTATTATCACCTTTCATCGATTGATGAACTGTCCATAATTCCTGTAAAATACAATCGTTGGTATTAATATCGCTGAAGAGACAGTTTACATTTTCTACGAGTTCAGCAAAACCGATGAAAACTAAAACGTACCTGTTGTTTCAATATATTCGGTAACAAAATCACCAATTCGACGAACACGTCATCAAATTTATCGTTTTCTATATTCTCCATACAGTACAAATAGTAACTGGGCGCTGATATGTAACCTTCTCGATACAATAacgaagtatttttgaaatcgttgATGGCCTCTTCGTTATTCCTCATCAATGACTTGCTTATTTTATCGATTAAATGAGAATTCCTCGAAACGAAATCATCCGGTTGTTGGTAGACTCGCAaagcttctgaaattttcgtaaaagaGATCTGATTGTCGTTGAATAATTGCTGGTTACACTGGTCGGACGATGCGCGAGATAGGCCAGGAGGAGGTGCTGTGATCGATGATTCGAAACCAGGAGGAGGGAACATGACGGCGGTTTTCGAGTCGTTCGAATTAGAGTCGATCAATTCTCCGTTCATGGTTTCGTGCAAAGGGCCGATTCTAAGCTCGGATTTCTTCCTCTGGTTATTTCGGTTTTCGGGCAACTTGCAGTCGTCAGATTTCGATACGATTTTATTACTCTCTTTGAGTAAATTCTCGGCATCTTTCGTCGAAGGTTTTTTCTCCTTGTCGTTGGTTTTCTTCGTCGGAGTTGGTTTGTTGTTGGTTTTGGAatcgtttttgttttctttgtttttaggCGATTGGATTTCGTTCTtatcttttttccttttttcagcCGGTTTAGTTTTATCGTTCTCTTCTCTAAGTTTAGTATCACAGACGTTAGTCTTTTGAACACCATTTGTATCATTCGCGTGTCTAGACTGTGGACCAGGAATGTTGCCGGAATTGCCACTGCTTCCAGCAACAGGTTCTCTGTTTCTGGTACCGCTCGCGGTTAAAGTATTTAAAGACACGTATCCGTCAACTTCCGGTTTCATTTTGACTTTCTTTCTGCTGGCGTTCAATAGGATACAGTTGGATTTACTGCTATCGCTG is from Planococcus citri chromosome 1, ihPlaCitr1.1, whole genome shotgun sequence and encodes:
- the Alg11 gene encoding GDP-Man:Man(3)GlcNAc(2)-PP-Dol alpha-1,2-mannosyltransferase, which codes for MFLISLFGQVFYIFLIVFVFLSTLVIITLPTVLYSSRRRFKASKSRRKTFDVAFFHPYCNAGGGGERVLWHAIEATIHKYPSVKIHLYTGDTNASPKEILQKVDKRFGIKLPESINFLYLHKRGWIEASKYPHFTLLGQSLGSIVLAFEALDLFVPDVCIDTMGCAFVYPVFSYLAGCKVVSYTHYPTITSEMMHKVVSRSGAHNNRDYIARSPILTAAKLNYYRIFALLYRFAGKFADIIMVNSSWTENHINSLWRRPMITFKVYPPCDTEELQKLPLERPIDDKIKIVSISQFRPEKNHHLQMQTMYKLRQFVSEEMWDKLQLVVVGSTRNQEDDAWVQDLKDFAKHLSIEDNVTFKINVSYEQLKNEFQEGLIGIHTMWNEHFGIGVVECMAAGLIMVAHKSGGPLLDIIEESDTSRNGFLAEDDTEYAQAIAIILLMSENVRNRIREAARSSSNRFSIEEFKINFLRAVEPVFGIQDNDYKT